The Rhodothermales bacterium nucleotide sequence GGTGCCGAACGACCTGTTGGATCTACATCGCGTTTTCGGCTACGCCACGCTCGGCTATGTAGCGAGCGAACGCCTCGAGTTTTACGTCAGCTACTGGCGCACCGACGAGGACGCGCTCATCGTAAACGATGCCTTCGATCCCACGAACACGGTCGTTCAGCGGGTCACGCTAGACATCCCGACCGCCGGCGTGCGGTATGTGGCGAACGAGCGCGTGGTGTTTAAAGCGCAAATCGCCTATGTCGATCTGCGGCGTGCGGAGACGTTCAGCGACGAGCAGGGCATTGCGGGCCCCACGACCGCCCGTACCGACCAACGATTAACCGTGTTCGCGCTTGGCGCCTCGGTCTTTTTTTAGCCATCGGTTTGATTTTCCCACGGATGAAGGGCTTGCTGAGTCTGATAACGCTTATGCTGCTTGCGACCCCCGCCTTCGGGCAGGTGGTCGTGGTGGCGCATGCGTCCGTGCCGGCGGATTCGATCAGTAAAAACGAGCTGTTACGGCTCTTTTCGGGCGACATCGAGCACTGGGCGGACGGCTCGCCGGTGATCGTGGTGGACCTGGCGGAAAAGGGCGCCGTGCGGGATTCGTTTTATGCGTACCTCGGCAAAACGTCCTCCCGGATGCGGTCCGTCTGGCTCAAACGGAAGCTGACGGGCGAGGGGGAGTTGCCGCACTCCATCGAATCCCAGGAAGAACTGATCGACGTGATCAGCCAGACCGCCGGCGCCATCGGTTTTGTCAGTCGCGAGTTGACCAACGGGCACCCGGAGATCAAGGTGCTGATCGATTCCATCCCGATGACGGAATAAGCCCTGGAGATGAAACGATTTCGCGATTTTCGGCTCGGGGTCAAACAGCGGCTCGGGATGGGGGCGATGCTGCTCATCCTGGCCATCGTGAGTCTATTCGCGATCGTGCAGATGGATCGGCTGGGTAAGGAGATCGACGAGATCAACTCCCTATCGATTCCCAGCATGATCGCACTGTCTTCGATCAACCTGGACGTGTCGACATTGAGGAGTTATCAACTCCAGTTCGCGATCACGCGGCGCCAGGAGGATCGCGAGGCGCTGTCGGCGAGTATGGCCACACTGATCGACTCGATCACGGCCAACCGCGACACGTACGACCGTCTGGCGTCGGTGACGCCGCGGCTCGAGCCCTTCGATGCGCAGCGGGATAGCCTGTACGAATCGTTCGACGAATACTGGGACGATTATCAGGCGTCGTTTATGGAGTTGTTGTTTGGCACCGAGGAGTCGACGGATCTTTATGTCGAGGTGCTCGCCGGCGCAGGAGACACGTATGTCTCGGTCAGCCAGTCGCTCGAAGCGCTGATCGATGTGAACAAACAACGCTCGGCGTACGCAGCGCTGCGGGCGCAGACGAACTCCGTACACTCCCGGCGCATCATCATCCTGGCGCTGATCGTGACGATCGTGTTATCGTTGATGCTTTCCGCCATCCTCATCCGTTTCGTGACGCATCCGATTCGAAAGCTAGAGGAAGCGGCGCAGGAGATCGCGCGGGGCCGGCTGGATGTGCAACTCGACGTTGATTCCGACGACGAAATCGGCGGCCTGGCCCGATCGTTTAACCAGATGACGGCTTCCCTGGCGATCGCCCAGCAACAACTCCTCATCAAAGAGAAACTCGCCTCGCTGGGTCAGCTGACGGCCGGCATCGCGCATGAAATCAAAAACCCACTCAACTTCGTCAATAACTTCGCTGTTCTTTCGGTCGAGATCGTAGATGAGTTAGAAGAGGTCGTGACTCGACACGCCGCGGCGATGCCTCCAGAGGATCAGAAACAGGCGCTGGAGTTGATGGCCGATCTGCGGATGAACGCGGGCAAAATCGCCGACCATGGCCGGCGTGCGGACGGCATCGTGCGTGGGATGTTGCTGCATTCGCGCGGGGCTCAGGGCGAGCGGCAACCGATCGATGTAAACGCGTTTGTCGATGAGAACACCACGCTCGCCTATCACGGTATTCGGGCGGAACAGCCGGACATGACCGTCGATATCGTCCGCCAGTTCGACGCCGAAGCCGGCCGGGTGGTCGCCGTGCCCCAGGACATCGGACGGGTGCTCATCAATTTGCTCAATAACGCCTTCTACGCCGTCCATGAGCGGTCGAAGGAGCCCGGTTTTGTGGGACCGCCAAGGGTGCGCATCGAAACACGCAACGGGGAGGACGGCGTGAGTGTATCGATTGCCGACAACGGGGGCGGCATCCCGGAGTCGCTGCGCCACCGCATTTTTGAGCCTTTTTTCACGACCAAACCCACGGGCGAAGGCACCGGGCTTGGCCTCTCGCTCAGTTACGATATCATCACGCAGGGACACGGCGGCACCCTCACGCTGGACACGGCCGTTGGGCAGGGGACGACGTTTACGATCTGGCTACCGCGGGGCGGAACGTTTTAAGGTGCACAGTGCAAAGTTGGATTCCATTAAACCTCGAACCTCGAACGTTAAACCTACAGATAATCCTCCAGCCAGTCTTCGGGTGTGGAGAGGGCGCCCGATTCGAAGCGGTTGGCTACACAGCGCCGGCCGTCGCTTTTGCGGGCGAGTAAGAGGACATGCGTACCCCATCGATCCCGATCCGGTGATAGTCGGGAAATTTCGGAGAGTGGCACCACACGCAACACGGTGTAGGCCTCACCCTGAACGTCCAGCGTGTCGCCTACCTCGATAGGGGACTGCATGCGAGTGGGGAGCGCAAAATGGTAGTGCGCCAGGCTGCACCGGATGGACGGCGCAGGACGGGCAAGGGCAGGATTGAGGTCGAAAAGGCGCGTCGTGGGCCGAGGTTGAAACTAAACGAAAGCGGTCCGGCGTCATCGAGGCCGGCGCCATAAAACGCATCGGGAGAGGGTCTTGAACGAACGAAGGATGAGCGCCCTTTTCGTGAGACGGAACATAAGAAATTGCTTATTGAGAAACACGTGGAAATTGTATCGTCCTTCGGGGCATTAGTCTACCACCACGAACGCCCGCCTCGCCGTCCTCCCCCCGGCTTCCAACACCACCTGGTACACGCCGGCCGCAAGCCGCGTGGTATCCAGCATGTGCTGGTCGATGCCGGCCCGGGACGCCAGCCCCGTATGTCGGTACCTCACCCGCCCGAGGGCGTCGACGACCGACAGGGTGACGGGCCCCGGGCTGCCGACGGCGTAGCGCACTTCGGCCGTCTCCTGAGAGGGGTTGGGGAAGATGCTTTCGATCAGCGCCCAGCGCGGGCCACCCGTCGGCCGCTCGGTGGTCGTAATCGGCCCCGTTGATACCGCCTCTGTGGGGGCAGACGCCATCCCGAGCCGGCTCAGGGCGGCGAGCAGATAGTAGACGGGCCGGCCGGCCGGCATGGCGTCGGCATTGGCATCGGAGTACGTGGTGGCGGTGGCGGGGAGGACGGCGACAAGGTCCCGGCCGGAGGTCGGGTCCGGCACGGCGCCCTCGCGCCGGAACAGGGCGTAGCCGCGGAGCGGGTCTTCGGCCGACCCTTCGGCGCGGGCCCACGCCAGGGCGACGGCCCCGTTTTGAGACGCCTCGACCCGAAACCCCCGCGGCGTCGACGGTGGCGCGGCCTCGAAGCGGTGCGCCATCGGCGCCGGCAACGCGGGGACAACGTATGCGGCACGGTAGATGCCGGCATGCTCCAGCATATGGTCGAACCGGAACGCGGCCTGGCCGTGGCCGTAGGCGGCGCGGGCCACCTCGATCTGGCGGGACAGGTCGGCGGCCGGGAAGCGGCCTTCGGCCACTTTATAAGGCGCCATGCCGGCGATGACCGGCCGGCCGGCGGACATCCGCACCCACTCGTCGATCAATACGGCAAAATCGGGGGATGATGGGCCACGTTCGACTTCGGGCGCCGTGCCCGTGCCGTAGTAGAGTTGGGGGGCGAGATAATCCACCCACCCATTTTCCGCCCATACGCGGCTCTCCTGAAACACCTGGCTCACGGCCCACAGCCCCGGCCAGGCCGGATTGGGCTGGTAGTTGCCCAGCGGCGCGGCGCCGATCTTCACCCACGGCCTTGCCGCCGTCACGGCCGCATGGGCGGCCTCGACAAAAAGCGTAACGTTGTTGCGCCGCCAGTCGTCGATCGACCGGAAACCGCGCGGCTCATGCCGGAAGCGGGCGGCATCGTTCGGCAGCCCGTTTTCGGGGTAACGGATAAAGTCGAAGTGCACGCCGTCTACATCGTATCCGTCCACCACCTCCATCACATTGCCCAGCATCCAGGCGCGGGCCGGGGCGGATGAGGGGTCGAGCCAGAGTTCGCCGCCGACGCGCTTCACCCAGTCTGGCTGGGCGTGGACAACGTGCATCGGGTTTTGCACCCCCCGAAACGTGGCCGTTGTGGAGGCGTCGCCGACGCGGAAGATGTTGATCCAGGCGTGGATTTCCATCCCTCGGCGGTGTGCGGCGTCGATGGCGGCGGCGAGGGGGTCGTACCCGGGGTCGCGGCCGGCGCCACGGGGTAGCGGGGTCCAGGGCAGCCGTGTGCTCGGGTAGAGGGCGTCGCCGCGGGCGATGACCTGGAAGTACAGGGTGTTCATCCCCAGGCCGGCGGCCCGGTCGAGCAGCGCCTCGAGGGCGGCCTGCTGCTCGGCGGCCGACTGGCGGGTGTCCGGCCATCCGCCGTCTTGAAGGATGGTCGCGAGCCAGACGGCGCGGGTTTCATACAACGACTGTCCGGCGGCCGGACGGGCGCCGGGCGCGAGGCCGGAAAGGAGCAGAAAGGAAAGTGCAAGCCCGATGCGAATCATGGGGCGAAATGTAAGTATCAAATTGACTATAATACGACGACGCCTCAACGCTATATGCCTGCCTATGTTCGTCCGTACATGGTATCTATCCATCCTACTACTTTTAGCCGCGATGCCGGCGGCCGCGCAGACGCCGCTGTTGGGCACCCGGTTGGAGCAGATCGTCGCCGAACTCGAACCGCTCGTCGAGCAGGCCCTGATCGAGGGACAGATCCCGTCGGCCACCATCGCGCTCGTCGAGGGCGACGCCGTCCTGT carries:
- a CDS encoding family 10 glycosylhydrolase; this translates as MIRIGLALSFLLLSGLAPGARPAAGQSLYETRAVWLATILQDGGWPDTRQSAAEQQAALEALLDRAAGLGMNTLYFQVIARGDALYPSTRLPWTPLPRGAGRDPGYDPLAAAIDAAHRRGMEIHAWINIFRVGDASTTATFRGVQNPMHVVHAQPDWVKRVGGELWLDPSSAPARAWMLGNVMEVVDGYDVDGVHFDFIRYPENGLPNDAARFRHEPRGFRSIDDWRRNNVTLFVEAAHAAVTAARPWVKIGAAPLGNYQPNPAWPGLWAVSQVFQESRVWAENGWVDYLAPQLYYGTGTAPEVERGPSSPDFAVLIDEWVRMSAGRPVIAGMAPYKVAEGRFPAADLSRQIEVARAAYGHGQAAFRFDHMLEHAGIYRAAYVVPALPAPMAHRFEAAPPSTPRGFRVEASQNGAVALAWARAEGSAEDPLRGYALFRREGAVPDPTSGRDLVAVLPATATTYSDANADAMPAGRPVYYLLAALSRLGMASAPTEAVSTGPITTTERPTGGPRWALIESIFPNPSQETAEVRYAVGSPGPVTLSVVDALGRVRYRHTGLASRAGIDQHMLDTTRLAAGVYQVVLEAGGRTARRAFVVVD
- a CDS encoding ATP-binding protein is translated as MKRFRDFRLGVKQRLGMGAMLLILAIVSLFAIVQMDRLGKEIDEINSLSIPSMIALSSINLDVSTLRSYQLQFAITRRQEDREALSASMATLIDSITANRDTYDRLASVTPRLEPFDAQRDSLYESFDEYWDDYQASFMELLFGTEESTDLYVEVLAGAGDTYVSVSQSLEALIDVNKQRSAYAALRAQTNSVHSRRIIILALIVTIVLSLMLSAILIRFVTHPIRKLEEAAQEIARGRLDVQLDVDSDDEIGGLARSFNQMTASLAIAQQQLLIKEKLASLGQLTAGIAHEIKNPLNFVNNFAVLSVEIVDELEEVVTRHAAAMPPEDQKQALELMADLRMNAGKIADHGRRADGIVRGMLLHSRGAQGERQPIDVNAFVDENTTLAYHGIRAEQPDMTVDIVRQFDAEAGRVVAVPQDIGRVLINLLNNAFYAVHERSKEPGFVGPPRVRIETRNGEDGVSVSIADNGGGIPESLRHRIFEPFFTTKPTGEGTGLGLSLSYDIITQGHGGTLTLDTAVGQGTTFTIWLPRGGTF